From a region of the Labrus mixtus chromosome 5, fLabMix1.1, whole genome shotgun sequence genome:
- the LOC132973877 gene encoding neuropeptide Y receptor type 1-like: MELQHSTNHNQGLWKEIPLDFNEDCSLSVSGTTFLIIAYSTVMAVGLIGNSCLVFVITRHKEMQNVTNIFIANLSCSDILMCIVCLPVTIIYTLMDHWILGDVLCKLTPFIQCISVTVSIFSLVLIAMERYQLIVHPTGWKPVVGQSYLAVAVTWIVACLISVPFLSYSVLTLPFQNLSIPFPVGDHLVCMERWPSVEERRAYTTSLLVFQYFLPLLLIMVCYLHVYLRLRRRKDMVDRGRNATQKKNKGSMRINAMLVSIVVAFAISWLPLNIFNTVFDWNHEAIPSCGHDVIFSFCHLAAMASTCVNPIIYGFLNSNFQKQLKSTLLRCRCWGVVERYESVPLSTVSTEVTKGSTLSNGSISINT; encoded by the coding sequence ATGGAGCTGCAACACAGCACCAACCACAACCAAGGCTTGTGGAAAGAGATACCGTTGGATTTTAACGAGGACTGCTCGCTCTCTGTGAGCGGCACTACTTTCCTCATCATCGCCTACAGCACGGTGATGGCGGTGGGTCTCATTGGGAACTCTTGCCTGGTGTTTGTCATCACACGTCACAAAGAGATGCAGAATGTCACCAACATCTTCATCGCCAACCTGTCGTGTTCTGACATCCTCATGTGCATCGTGTGCCTACCTGTCACCATTATCTACACCCTGATGGACCACTGGATCCTTGGAGATGTCCTCTGTAAGCTAACACCCTTCATCCAGTGCATTTCTGTTACTGTCTCCATCTTCTCCCTTGTCCTAATCGCCATGGAGCGCTACCAGCTCATCGTCCACCCAACTGGATGGAAGCCTGTGGTGGGTCAGTCCTACCTGGCTGTTGCTGTCACCTGGATTGTGGCCTGCCTAATCTCGGTGCCTTTCCTCTCCTACAGCGTCCTCACCTTGCCTTTCCAGAACCTGAGCATCCCCTTCCCAGTTGGTGACCATCTTGTCTGCATGGAGCGGTGGCCTTCAGTTGAAGAGCGGCGAGCATACACCACCTCCCTCCTTGTCTTCCAGTACTTtctacctctcctcctcatcatggTCTGCTACCTGCATGTCTACCTGcgcctgaggaggaggaaggacatGGTGGATCGCGGCAGAAATGCTacccaaaagaaaaacaagggcTCCATGAGGATCAACGCCATGTTAGTTTCCATAGTGGTGGCATTCGCCATCTCCTGGCTCCCTCTCAATATCTTCAACACGGTGTTTGACTGGAACCATGAGGCCATTCCATCCTGTGGTCATGACGTCATCTTCTCATTCTGCCACCTTGCGGCAATGGCCTCAACCTGCGTCAACCCCATTATTTACGGCTTCCTCAACAGCAATTTCCAGAAGCAGCTGAAGTCTACCCTGTTGCGCTGTCGCTGCTGGGGTGTGGTGGAGAGGTACGAAAGCGTCCCGCTCTCCACTGTCAGCACAGAGGTCACCAAGGGCTCAACCCTTAGCAATGGCTCTATCAGCATCAATACTTAG